The sequence TCTTGCCGAGTAATGTCACATTCAAGCTCGAAGTATCCGAGTCAACTGCTTCCCTGCTCAAGAATTTCACTAGCACCCTTCATCAGAAAAACCCACCAGTGAAGACACTAGTCTCCATTGGGGGAGGTAGTAGTGAACCAAAACTCTTTGCTAGAATGGCGTCAAATAAAGGGTCACGTAGCATTTTCATAGATTCAGCAATGGAAGTGGCGAGAACACATGGATTCGATGGCCTGGATCTTGACTGGGAATTTCCTAAGAACCCAAAAGAGATGGTTGACTTGGGCCAGCTGTTTGAAGAATGGAGAGTTGCTATCAGAAAGGAAGCCAAGTCCACCCACCGGTCTCCTCTGTTGCTCACGGCTGCCGTCTACTTCTCCGTCGACTTTCAATGGGACGACACCTACCGGAAGTATCCAGCGGCATCCATCACCAAAAGCTTGGATTGGGTCAATGCAATGTGTTTTGACTATCGTGGTTCGTGGGACACTTCGGCTACAGGAGCTCACGCGGCCTTATATGATCCTAATAGCAACATAAGCACGAGCTATGGGCTTACGTCGTGGGTTGGTGCGGGCGTGCCTCGAAACATGGTGGTCATGGGCCTGCCCCTGTACGGGAGGACTTGGCACCTTAAAGACCCGAAGGTAAATGGAATCGGAGCACCGGCCACGGCGGTCGGTCCTGGAGATGATGGCGTCCTGATATTTTCCCAGGTGGAGAAATTCAATAAAGAGAATAGCGCCACCGTGGTGTATGATG is a genomic window of Populus alba chromosome 18, ASM523922v2, whole genome shotgun sequence containing:
- the LOC118034324 gene encoding class V chitinase CHIT5a-like — its product is MASHKFVLLLPVLVLFTITTGYVMASPPAVKAAYWPSWRSQTFPPSAIDTTLFTHILYAFLLPSNVTFKLEVSESTASLLKNFTSTLHQKNPPVKTLVSIGGGSSEPKLFARMASNKGSRSIFIDSAMEVARTHGFDGLDLDWEFPKNPKEMVDLGQLFEEWRVAIRKEAKSTHRSPLLLTAAVYFSVDFQWDDTYRKYPAASITKSLDWVNAMCFDYRGSWDTSATGAHAALYDPNSNISTSYGLTSWVGAGVPRNMVVMGLPLYGRTWHLKDPKVNGIGAPATAVGPGDDGVLIFSQVEKFNKENSATVVYDAKTVSTYSYAGTSWIGYDDSRSTTVKLEFAQTLGLRGYFFWALSYDSEWEISKQASRAWVIG